Genomic DNA from Schistocerca serialis cubense isolate TAMUIC-IGC-003099 chromosome 5, iqSchSeri2.2, whole genome shotgun sequence:
CTCGCCCAACGActtgccgtgcttttgttcacttccaggtctccgtagacattgcgCAAGCGTCTACGAATATCTGCGAGgctctggctttccgccaaaagaaattcaatgacagctgtctgcttgtagCGCACCTCAGTTACAGAAGGCATTTTCAAAGATACGTATAGCGCCGACATCTGTCGGAACTTCACGAAGTTACaaaggctgaagtgggaatattccaggatgtcccacaacaaattctgaatgTTTTTCAACCAGAATCAGACGAGAAAgagaatgtgttacattacttactgaacgcccttcatACTTACTCTATGATAGGATCACTCCCATTGTTCTATAGGCACACCTCGTAAAAATTTCTTCGTGCAGCAGAAATGAGtaactttaatatttttaaaaaatacttgcagtgcgccttagcagctaaaattttgacagcgaATTTATTTTGGTGCATTCCTCCTACTGAAAAAGTTTAAGGCATGTCTCGACATGGCGGATTGGGTCATTCCATTCCCTTGTTAGTTTGATGTTGTCTTCGAATCTACTTTCATCTAATCGAATGACATGTTCCTGGAGACATACTGGGTCTTAACTTTGCCTTTgataaggacagaagctgaagtaatggATTAAAATTTATGCCAAAGCCAGGATTTAACCCAAGTCTCCCACTTGCTAAGGCAAATGTGCTATCCACTACACcaagggttcccaacaaaattttctcgaggaccccccctCATCGAACATGAtgggtaccttgtcatatcacagtatcaagtacctaaaaaatccAAATTAATaatctttttatacattttctatttttggtacttagaaaaaacattgacatattcattactgaaaaaatattgagcttaaaacttttttaatttagccatcattgttattgttaaattttttattattggtCAAAATATtcgtcttcaaatctgggtgtttagaaTAACAAactctttaaaaaaattgtgtatgaactgaaaatgacacgaAAAAATTAAGagtgagtgtattggtctttccagtatactacacttgagattgcattgagtgaACATGAGTGagtaataagaaaacactaatttcatacaagataTTATTTACTTGAAAAAATGCAGTTACAACAGAGTACGCCATCAGtaaacagttagttttaattttctgttcttaatgagatgagttcaatctgacctttgagtccattactTCTGTAATATTAGGttacaaacttgaaactttcactctgaaatcctaCCGCATGTCTTGCGGaccccctctggcatagctcgcggacccctgggggtccgcggaccacctgttgggaaccagtGCACTACACCATCCTGGCACTCTCACTGACACCGCTGCACAGTGGGAAAGCATTGACTTGAGTAGTTTGTGTAGTCACCTCAGCCACAGTGCCTCGTTGTTGTAGTGGATAGCACATttttctagtaagcaggagacctgggttcgagtcctggccttgccacaaattttaatttatcacttcagcTTCTATCCTACTATCACCTGTTCGAATTGTTACCAAGATCTGCAAAAGTTTCGAGATATTGACCAGTTACAAATATTACTTTAGGATCACCTACCTGATGAGCTCTTTGTGGGTATCGACACATAAGCACAGCTCATTATACATGTCGCCGTGAGGTGTGGACACATCCTCTGGTTCAGCGCACAGTTTTATCTTCTGTGTTCTTTCCCGGAGGCGCAGTCCCGCTATTCTGGAAGCCAGGACCCTGAACTGCATCGAGATGTGTGCCATAATAGTCGCGAAAAAGCAGTCTGTGTTCATGTCGATGGAGCAGAAAAAGAAGGTGGCCACACACTGGTGGACGTACAGGAACCAGTAGGTGGGTGCCCGGGTAAGGTTCGGCCACGGGAGCTGCTGAAAGGGGAATAAGCGCACCTGGGGATACACGGAAAGTGGCAGCAGCGACCACACGACCATGGCCGACAGGACGGACGAGAAGAAGAGGAAAGTGAGTTTGACGGACCAGCGTCGGGTCTCGCGGAGGGCGGCCGCCAGCTGCGGGTCGGCGTCGCAGAAGTCCCGCTGGCGCGCCCGCAGCGCGTCGACGCCGCCGACGAGGGCCGAGTAGCGGCGGTGGCGCGCCAGCAGCAGCGCGGCCTTGGCGAAGCCCGAGGACACGGGGAAGGCGTTGGAGAGCGCCAGCGTCAGCAGCTGCAGGTCGCCGGAGCAGGCGTAGACGGAGCAGGCGGCTCCCATCAGGTGGCCGGCGCCGAGCGCCATGAGAGCGGCGGTGAGCGCGCGGAAGGCGAGAGGCGCGGGGGCGGCGGGCGGCCACACCCCCAGCGCGCACAGGAAGCGCACGTTGTGGCGCAGCAGCGAGCCGGCCGCCGAGCGCCACGTCACCGACCCCTCCTCCATCCGGCACCTGGAGGGGACAGGTGTTTTTCCgtgacaagtacactactggccattaaaattgctacaccacgaagacgacgtgctacagacgcgaaatttaaccgacaggaagaagatgctgtgatatgcaaatgatcagcttttcagagcattcacacaaggttggcgccggtggagacacctacaacgtgctgacatgatgaaagtttccaaccgatttctcatacacaagcagcagttgaccggcgttgcctggtgaaacattgttgtgatacctcgtgtaaggaggagaaatgtgtaccataacgtttccgactttgataaaggtcggattgtagcctatcgcgattgcggtttatcgtatcgcgacattgctgctcgcattggtcgagatccaatgactgttagcataatatggaattagTGGGTTCAGAAGcttaatacggaatgccgtgctggatcccaacggcctcgtaccactagcactggagatgacaggcatcttatccgcatggctgtaacggatcgtgcagccacgtcttgatccctgagttaacagatggggacgtttgcaagacaaccatcatctgtaccaacagttcgacgaagtttgcagcagcatggactatcagctcggagactgtggctgcggttacccttggcgctgcatcacagacaggagcgcctgcaatgatgtactcgacgacgaacctgggtgcacgaatggcaaaacgtcattttttcggataaatcaaggttctgtttacagcatcatgatggtcgcatccgtgttttgtgacatcgcggtgaacgcacattggaagcgtgtattcgtcatcgccatactggcctatcatccggcgtgatggtatggggtgccattggttacacgtctcggtcacctcttgttcgcattgacggcactttgaacagcggacgttacatttcagatgtgttacgacccttcattcgacccctcgaaaccctacatttcagcagaataatgcacgaccgcatgttgcaggtcctgtacgggcctttctggatacagaaaatgttcgactgctgcaatggcccagcacattctccagatctctca
This window encodes:
- the LOC126482187 gene encoding odorant receptor Or2-like; this translates as MALGAGHLMGAACSVYACSGDLQLLTLALSNAFPVSSGFAKAALLLARHRRYSALVGGVDALRARQRDFCDADPQLAAALRETRRWSVKLTFLFFSSVLSAMVVWSLLPLSVYPQVRLFPFQQLPWPNLTRAPTYWFLYVHQCVATFFFCSIDMNTDCFFATIMAHISMQFRVLASRIAGLRLRERTQKIKLCAEPEDVSTPHGDMYNELCLCVDTHKELIRLVGLLESLMNPVAMLQFLVGAVSSCVVLFSATYSPDSNSALKCWGSLPLLLTQLFLYCSGAQHILDQLIQATYSYYTLLQNLDN